One Nicotiana tomentosiformis chromosome 4, ASM39032v3, whole genome shotgun sequence genomic window carries:
- the LOC138910005 gene encoding uncharacterized protein, translating into MRFLELDRHVIWLVPTERENIRRFIDGLSYQLCFVMTRENASGARFNEVVDIARRLELVLSSECEEREARRPRGLGGFSGVLSRGQSYHNKGHPYRPAQMARQVHRGASASHDSYSARPGQLSLSALPAQSSYYAPSIQGSSAPGSSSGYSGSRGLIQSPPPLTDRGCYECGELGLVRRYCPRLLGGPVQQRGQATNFAPIISLLAQPVRGGA; encoded by the coding sequence atgagatttttagagttggatCGTCAtgtgatctggttggttcccactgagagggagaataTTAGGAGGTTCATCGATGGCCTCAGCTATCAGTTgtgttttgttatgactcgggagaatgcatcaggtgctaggttcaatgaggtggttgatattgcccGGCGACTAGAGTTGGTCCTTAGTTCGGagtgtgaggagagggaggccaggaggcctcgtggtttgggtggtttcagtggtgttcTTTCTAGGGGACAGTCCTACCACAACaagggtcatccttataggcccgctcagatggctcgtcaggttcatcgtggtgcatcagctagccatgattCATATAGTGCTCGCCCAGGGCAATTATCTCTTAGTGCTCTCCCAGCTCAAAGTTCATATTATGCTCCTTCAATTCAGGGGTCATCTGCACCAGGTTCTTCTAgcggttattctggttctcggggtctgATTCAGTCACCACCACCATTGACGGATCGGGGTTGCtacgagtgtggggagcttggacttgtgaggaggtattgtccccgtctcctgggaggtccagttcagcagagagGTCAGGCAACGAATTTTGCACCAATCATTTCACTACTCGCGCAGCCAGTTCGGGGTGGGGCCTAG